A stretch of Telopea speciosissima isolate NSW1024214 ecotype Mountain lineage chromosome 11, Tspe_v1, whole genome shotgun sequence DNA encodes these proteins:
- the LOC122645210 gene encoding uncharacterized protein LOC122645210 codes for MVLGMRVAQSSIAIDQSLRSVAGSLIIHGSLITFFKNSDFLKKWDALKNTTSLRRQPNYSWRRRSSSNTYGGGDSGVAAADPSHWYNFCGISVDFNFYKTFWSLQEHFFNPGPTTLGPTKWQKFASNLMVVLDTFEAQPLNDDDGNANNIEEEAATFSIKYLTSSKLMGLELKDPGFRRHILVQCLILFDYLKVMIFISHVGSIDLLVAVNLLYMLLLSWLLVLDMQVIRGFLHICLEHVLIKCHFYYFCPFQYLSTVL; via the exons ATGGTATTGGGCATGCGTGTTGCACAGAGTTCCATAGCCATAGATCAGTCCCTCAGATCAGTTGCAGGGTCTTTGATAATCCATGGCTCTTTGATAACATTTTTCAAGAATAGTGATTTTCTTAAGAAGTGG GATGCCCTTAAGAACACTACCTCTCTTCGGAGGCAACCGAACTACTCGTGGCGGCGGCGCTCCAGCTCGAACACCTACGGTGGTGGTGATAGtggtgttgctgctgctgatccTTCTCACTGGTACAATTTTTGCG GCATTTCCGTTGATTTCAACTTTTACAAGACGTTTTGGAGTTTACAG GAGCATTTCTTCAATCCTGGTCCCACTACACTTGGTCCAACCAAATGGCAGAAATTTGCATCAAATTTAATG GTTGTATTGGATACCTTCGAAGCTCAGCCtttgaatgatgatgatggaaaTGCAAATAACATCGAGGAAGAAGCGGCAACTTTCAGCATAAAATATCTTACAAGCAGTAAATTGATGGGTTTAGAG TTGAAAGATCCAGGTTTTCGGCGCCATATTCTTGTCCAGTGTCTTATATTGTTTGATTATCTCAAGGTGATGATCTTCATCTCCCATGTTGGTTCTATTGACTTGCTAGTAGCTGTGAACTTGTTATATATGCTACTACTCTCTTGGTTATTGGTGTTAGATATGCAGGTAATTAGAGGTTTTTTGCATATATGCTTGGAGCATGTGCTGATAAAATGCCACTTTTACTATTTCTGTCCATTCCAGTATCTGTCTACTGTTTTATGA